The genomic interval CCGGACGCTCTCTATCGCGCTGCGGCTGATGAATTATTCGGGATAGCGTGCCCAGCAAATCCAGTCCGTCAAATCCAGCTGGCCGAGCACGCCCTTGTTGCGATAAGCGACCGTCGCAACTCGTTCCATCGTTCCCCGCTTTGACTCCCCAGGCTTTGTCAATACAATACAGGGGTTCGACCACCTGACGTGCTCGAACTCTTCCCCCCTCGACACATCGGTCCTGGAGGTGGTTGCAGGCTCGTTCGCGCCCAACCGACCTTCCCGCTTTCGCCGGCAGTGAGCGTTTGGGTTCTCAATTTCTTGAGCCTCTATTTAGGAGCGAAGCAATGACTCTGTCACACTACCCGTTCGCGATCGGTTTCCCGGGCATGCCCGAGATGTTGATCGTCTTGTTCTTAGCCCTCCTCTTGTTCGGCGGTGCCAAACTGCCCAGCCTGATGAGAAACCTCGGCAAAAGTGCCAATGAGTTCAAACGAGGCATGAACGAGTCGCTTGACGACGACGACGAAAAGGACAACGAAAAGGGCTAGCATGCTTGGACTTTCACCGTTCGAAATGATGGTGATTGGTGTGATTGCGGTCGTCCTTTTTGGCGGAAATCTGCCCGAAGTCGCCCGCAAGTTGGGAAGCAGCTACCGAGAGTTTCGCCGAGGTCTCAGCGACGTCCAGCAACAATTTCGTGCTGCGGAGTACGAAGCCAAGCGGGCTCTGACGATCGACGAGTCGCCGAAACCCAGCAAGGATGAAGACGACGATGAGCCGCCTGGTGAGCCGTCGGCCCCCAAGTTCACACCTCCCACCTGACCCTAACGTCCGAGCCCGCTCGGACAACCTCAACGATCCGATACGCCGCCGACACAAAAACGTCGGCGGCGTTTTTTTTCCGCACCATCGTGATGGCACGCACAATCCGCAAAACCGGATTTCCGACGATTGACCACCGCTACGAGCTAGGTTTAGACAGCAGGCGTTCACTCCCGCCGCACTGAACCAACTTGCTTTCTGGCATCGCCACTCGACACGGACATCCACTCGCATGAGAAACTTCATTGCACTCGTCGTTTTCGCAATGTTCTTTGGGATCGCCTTCACCGCGAGAAACAAAGGCACAGACTCCGTCAGTCAACCACTGACGATCCCGCCGCATGTCGCGCCGGAGAATCCGCCGCGTCCCGCCGCAATGATGGTTTCAACAACCATCTCCCGTTTCTCGGTCGAGCTGCCGGTGCCGGCAAGTGATATCGGGCACGAAAATGAAGTCTGGGTTTTCCTGCCGACAGGCGGCGCATCGAAGGCGAATCAAGACAGCGAGTCATCAATTTCAAAATACCCCTGCCTCATTTACACCTCGGCCGGCGCACCGAACTTTGGCGGCATGCGGCTTTCGCCATCGGACCAGACGTTCATCCTGCCTTATGTGCAGATGGGTTTTGCCGTCGTGTGTTACGAGACCGACGGCGCGATCGACTTGACCGATAAAACAACGCCGGAGGAAATGGCACGCGCCGCCGACTTGTACATTCGATCCAGCGCAGGACTGGTCAACGCTCGCAACGCCATCCATTTCGCGTTGGAGCGTTTCCCAGAAATTGATTCCGACCGACTCTTCACACTCGGCCACAGCTCCGGCGGCAAACAAGCGTTGCTGCTGGCTGCCAATGAGCCGCGGATCAAAGGCTGCGTGACGTTCGCTCCGTCGACCCAACTGGGGTTTGTGGAACGCATCGGGATCGGGCAAATCCCCAGCAAGACCCGCGATCTCGCCGGCGAAGTGGAGCGATTCATGCCGGCCTCCAACGCCGATCGCCTGACGGCGTCGCTGCTGATCCTGTATACGCCCAAAGACGACGTGGTCAGACAAAGTGAACTCAAGAGCTTTGCAAGAAAGGTCGGCGACAACGCGAATCTGGTCGAAGTCAATGCGCGAGGCCACTTTGACTTGCCCGACGAAGGATTCCGGCACGCCAGCCGCTGGCTAGCCAAGCAAGCCGACTTGCCCGCCCTACCCGACCAAGTCATCGCGAATCCACTCTCTGCAGAGAAAAAAAGCCCCACCGTCAACAAGCCCGCCCCCGCGCCGACGGCGGAACGGGTGAGGTCGTCACAGCCCTCGCAGCCGAAAATACAAAAGGTACGAACCAGTCCCCGCAAGTCTGGTCAACCACAGCAAAACCCCTACTTTCAGTAGCCGAAAAGGATTTGCCACCAGTGGAGCGTAGCAACCGATGCTCAGACAGTTGCTCAGTCCGCCACCTGACGATATCCTGATGCACCGCGAGAGGAGAAT from Stieleria varia carries:
- a CDS encoding alpha/beta hydrolase family protein, whose product is MRNFIALVVFAMFFGIAFTARNKGTDSVSQPLTIPPHVAPENPPRPAAMMVSTTISRFSVELPVPASDIGHENEVWVFLPTGGASKANQDSESSISKYPCLIYTSAGAPNFGGMRLSPSDQTFILPYVQMGFAVVCYETDGAIDLTDKTTPEEMARAADLYIRSSAGLVNARNAIHFALERFPEIDSDRLFTLGHSSGGKQALLLAANEPRIKGCVTFAPSTQLGFVERIGIGQIPSKTRDLAGEVERFMPASNADRLTASLLILYTPKDDVVRQSELKSFARKVGDNANLVEVNARGHFDLPDEGFRHASRWLAKQADLPALPDQVIANPLSAEKKSPTVNKPAPAPTAERVRSSQPSQPKIQKVRTSPRKSGQPQQNPYFQ
- a CDS encoding Sec-independent protein translocase subunit TatA/TatB — its product is MLGLSPFEMMVIGVIAVVLFGGNLPEVARKLGSSYREFRRGLSDVQQQFRAAEYEAKRALTIDESPKPSKDEDDDEPPGEPSAPKFTPPT
- the tatA gene encoding twin-arginine translocase TatA/TatE family subunit translates to MTLSHYPFAIGFPGMPEMLIVLFLALLLFGGAKLPSLMRNLGKSANEFKRGMNESLDDDDEKDNEKG